The Phacochoerus africanus isolate WHEZ1 chromosome 15, ROS_Pafr_v1, whole genome shotgun sequence genome has a segment encoding these proteins:
- the EWSR1 gene encoding RNA-binding protein EWS isoform X2: MASTDYSTYSQAAAQQGYSAYTAQPTQGYAQTTQAYGQQSYGTYGQPTDVSYTQAQTTATYGQTAYATSYGQPPTGYSTPTAPQAYSQPVQGYGTGAYDTTTATVTTTQASYAAQSAYGTQPAYPAYGQQPAATAPARPQDGNKPAETSQPQSSTGGYNQPSLGYGQSNYSYPQVPGSYPMQPVTAPPSYPPTSYSSTQPTSYDQSSYSQQNTYGQPSSYGQQSSYGQQSSYGQQPPTSYPPQTGSYSQAPSQYSQQSSSYGQQSSFRQDHPSSMGVYGQESGGFSGPGENRSMSGPDNRGRGRGGFDRGGMSRGGRGGGRGGMGSAGERGGFNKPGGPMDEGPDLDLGPPVDPDEDSDNSAIYVQGLNDNVTLDDLADFFKQCGVVKMNKRTGQPMIHIYLDKETGKPKGDATVSYEDPPTAKAAVEWFDGKDFQGSKLKVSLARKKPPMNSMRGGMPPREGRGMPPPLRGGPGGPGGPGGPMGRMGGRGGDRGGFPPRGPRGSRGNPSGGGNVQHRAGDWQCPNPGCGNQNFAWRTECNQCKAPKPEGFLPPPFPPPGGDRGRGGPGGMRGGRGGLMDRGGPGGMFRGGRGGDRGGFRGGRGMDRGGFGGGRRGGPGGPPGPLMEQMGGRRGGRGGPGKMDKGEHRQERRDRPY, from the exons atggcGTCCACGG ATTACAGTACCTACAGCCAAGCTGCAGCCCAGCAGGG CTACAGTGCTTACACCGCCCAGCCCACTCAAGGATATGCACAGACCACCCAg GCATATGGGCAACAAAGTTATGGAACTTATGGACAGCCCACTGATGTCAGCTATACGCAGGCTCAGACCACTGCGACCTATGGGCAGACTGCCTATGCAACTTCTTATGGACAGCCTCCCACTG GATATTCTACTCCAACTGCCCCCCAGGCATACAGTCAGCCTGTCCAGGGGTATGGCACTGGTGCTTATGATACCACCACTGCTACGGTCACTACCACCCAGGCCTCCTACGCAGCTCAGTCTGCATATGGCACTCAGCCTGCTTACCCAGCTTATGGGCAGCAGCCGGCAGCCACCGCACCTGCAAG aCCGCAGGATGGTAACAAGCCCGCTGAGACTAGTCAACCTCAATCTAGCACAGGGGGTTACAACCAGCCCAGCCTAGGATATGGACAGAGTAACTACAGTTATCCCCAAGTTCCTGGGAGCTACCCCATGCAGCCAGTCACAGCACCACCATCTTACCCTCCTACCAG ctattccTCTACACAGCCGACTAGTTATGATCAGAGCAGTTACTCCCAGCAGAACACCTATGGGCAGCCGAGCAGCTATGGACAGCAGAGTAGCTATGGTCAACAAAGCAGCTATGGGCAACAGCCGCCCACTAGTTACCCCCCCCAAACTGGATCCTACAGCCAGGCTCCAAGTCAATATAGCCAACAGAGCAGCAGCTACGGGCAGCAGA GTTCATTCCGACAGGACCACCCCAGTAGCATGGGTGTTTATGGGCAGGAGTCTGGAGGATTTTCCGGACCAGGAGAGAACCGGAGCATGAGTGGCCCTGATAACCGGGGCAGGGGAAGAGGGGGATTTGATCGTGGAGGCATGAGCAGAGGTGGGCGGGGAGGAGGACGCGGTGGAATGGG CAGCGCTGGAGAGCGAGGTGGCTTCAATAAGCCTGGTG GACCCATGGATGAAGGACCAGATCTTGATTTAG GCCCGCCTGTAGATCCAGACGAAGACTCTGACAACAGTGCAATTTATGTGCAAGGGTTAAATGACAATGTGACTCTAGATGATCTGGCGGACTTCTTTAAGCAGTGTGGAGTTGTGAAG ATGAACAAGAGGACTGGACAACCCATGATCCATATCTACTTGGACAAGGAGACAGGGAAGCCCAAAGGCGATGCTACAGTGTCTTATGAAGACCCACCAACTGCCAAGGCTGCCGTGGAGTGGTTTGATG GAAAAGATTTTCAAGGGAGCAAACTTAAAGTTTCTCTTGCTCGGAAGAAGCCTCCAATGAACAGCATGCGGGGTGGAATGCCGCCCCGAGAGGGCAGAGGGATGCCGCCACCGCTCCGTGGAG GTCCAGGGGGCCCAGGAGGTCCTGGGGGACCCATGGGTCGCATGGGAGGCCGTGGAGGAGACAGAGGGGGCTTCCCGCCAAGAGGGCCCCGCGGTTCCCGAGGGAATCCATCTGGAGGAGGAAACGTCCAACACCGAGCTGGAGACTGGCAATGTCCCAACCC GGGGTGTGGAAACCAGAACTTCGCCTGGAGGACAGAGTGCAACCAGTGTAAGGCCCCAAAGCCTGAAggcttcctcccacctcctttcCCACCGCCAG GTGGTGACCGTGGCAGAGGTGGCCCTGGTGGCATGCGAGGAGGAAGAGGTGGCCTCATGGACCGTGGTGGTCCTGGTGGAATGTTCAGAGGTGGCCGTGGTGGAGACAGAGGTGGCTTCCGTGGTGGCCGGGGCATGGACCGTGGTGGCTTTGGCGGAGGAAGGCGAGGTGGCCCTGGAGGGCCCCCTGGACCTTTGATGGAACAGATGGGAGGAAGAAGAGGCGGCCGTGGAGGACCTGGAAAAATGGATAA AGGCGAGCACCGTCAGGAACGCAGAGACCGGCCCTATTAG
- the EWSR1 gene encoding RNA-binding protein EWS isoform X5 — protein MASTDYSTYSQAAAQQGYSAYTAQPTQGYAQTTQAYGQQSYGTYGQPTDVSYTQAQTTATYGQTAYATSYGQPPTGYSTPTAPQAYSQPVQGYGTGAYDTTTATVTTTQASYAAQSAYGTQPAYPAYGQQPAATAPARPQDGNKPAETSQPQSSTGGYNQPSLGYGQSNYSYPQVPGSYPMQPVTAPPSYPPTSYSSTQPTSYDQSSYSQQNTYGQPSSYGQQSSYGQQSSYGQQPPTSYPPQTGSYSQAPSQYSQQSSSYGQQRPMDEGPDLDLGPPVDPDEDSDNSAIYVQGLNDNVTLDDLADFFKQCGVVKMNKRTGQPMIHIYLDKETGKPKGDATVSYEDPPTAKAAVEWFDGKDFQGSKLKVSLARKKPPMNSMRGGMPPREGRGMPPPLRGGPGGPGGPGGPMGRMGGRGGDRGGFPPRGPRGSRGNPSGGGNVQHRAGDWQCPNPGCGNQNFAWRTECNQCKAPKPEGFLPPPFPPPGGDRGRGGPGGMRGGRGGLMDRGGPGGMFRGGRGGDRGGFRGGRGMDRGGFGGGRRGGPGGPPGPLMEQMGGRRGGRGGPGKMDNRGEHRQERRDRPY, from the exons atggcGTCCACGG ATTACAGTACCTACAGCCAAGCTGCAGCCCAGCAGGG CTACAGTGCTTACACCGCCCAGCCCACTCAAGGATATGCACAGACCACCCAg GCATATGGGCAACAAAGTTATGGAACTTATGGACAGCCCACTGATGTCAGCTATACGCAGGCTCAGACCACTGCGACCTATGGGCAGACTGCCTATGCAACTTCTTATGGACAGCCTCCCACTG GATATTCTACTCCAACTGCCCCCCAGGCATACAGTCAGCCTGTCCAGGGGTATGGCACTGGTGCTTATGATACCACCACTGCTACGGTCACTACCACCCAGGCCTCCTACGCAGCTCAGTCTGCATATGGCACTCAGCCTGCTTACCCAGCTTATGGGCAGCAGCCGGCAGCCACCGCACCTGCAAG aCCGCAGGATGGTAACAAGCCCGCTGAGACTAGTCAACCTCAATCTAGCACAGGGGGTTACAACCAGCCCAGCCTAGGATATGGACAGAGTAACTACAGTTATCCCCAAGTTCCTGGGAGCTACCCCATGCAGCCAGTCACAGCACCACCATCTTACCCTCCTACCAG ctattccTCTACACAGCCGACTAGTTATGATCAGAGCAGTTACTCCCAGCAGAACACCTATGGGCAGCCGAGCAGCTATGGACAGCAGAGTAGCTATGGTCAACAAAGCAGCTATGGGCAACAGCCGCCCACTAGTTACCCCCCCCAAACTGGATCCTACAGCCAGGCTCCAAGTCAATATAGCCAACAGAGCAGCAGCTACGGGCAGCAGA GACCCATGGATGAAGGACCAGATCTTGATTTAG GCCCGCCTGTAGATCCAGACGAAGACTCTGACAACAGTGCAATTTATGTGCAAGGGTTAAATGACAATGTGACTCTAGATGATCTGGCGGACTTCTTTAAGCAGTGTGGAGTTGTGAAG ATGAACAAGAGGACTGGACAACCCATGATCCATATCTACTTGGACAAGGAGACAGGGAAGCCCAAAGGCGATGCTACAGTGTCTTATGAAGACCCACCAACTGCCAAGGCTGCCGTGGAGTGGTTTGATG GAAAAGATTTTCAAGGGAGCAAACTTAAAGTTTCTCTTGCTCGGAAGAAGCCTCCAATGAACAGCATGCGGGGTGGAATGCCGCCCCGAGAGGGCAGAGGGATGCCGCCACCGCTCCGTGGAG GTCCAGGGGGCCCAGGAGGTCCTGGGGGACCCATGGGTCGCATGGGAGGCCGTGGAGGAGACAGAGGGGGCTTCCCGCCAAGAGGGCCCCGCGGTTCCCGAGGGAATCCATCTGGAGGAGGAAACGTCCAACACCGAGCTGGAGACTGGCAATGTCCCAACCC GGGGTGTGGAAACCAGAACTTCGCCTGGAGGACAGAGTGCAACCAGTGTAAGGCCCCAAAGCCTGAAggcttcctcccacctcctttcCCACCGCCAG GTGGTGACCGTGGCAGAGGTGGCCCTGGTGGCATGCGAGGAGGAAGAGGTGGCCTCATGGACCGTGGTGGTCCTGGTGGAATGTTCAGAGGTGGCCGTGGTGGAGACAGAGGTGGCTTCCGTGGTGGCCGGGGCATGGACCGTGGTGGCTTTGGCGGAGGAAGGCGAGGTGGCCCTGGAGGGCCCCCTGGACCTTTGATGGAACAGATGGGAGGAAGAAGAGGCGGCCGTGGAGGACCTGGAAAAATGGATAA CAGAGGCGAGCACCGTCAGGAACGCAGAGACCGGCCCTATTAG
- the EWSR1 gene encoding RNA-binding protein EWS isoform X4, translated as MASTDYSTYSQAAAQQGYSAYTAQPTQGYAQTTQAYGQQSYGTYGQPTDVSYTQAQTTATYGQTAYATSYGQPPTGYSTPTAPQAYSQPVQGYGTGAYDTTTATVTTTQASYAAQSAYGTQPAYPAYGQQPAATAPARPQDGNKPAETSQPQSSTGGYNQPSLGYGQSNYSYPQVPGSYPMQPVTAPPSYPPTSYSSTQPTSYDQSSYSQQNTYGQPSSYGQQSSYGQQSSYGQQPPTSYPPQTGSYSQAPSQYSQQSSSYGQQSSFRQDHPSSMGVYGQESGGFSGPGENRSMSGPDNRGRGRGGFDRGGMSRGGRGGGRGGMGAGERGGFNKPGGPMDEGPDLDLGPPVDPDEDSDNSAIYVQGLNDNVTLDDLADFFKQCGVVKMNKRTGQPMIHIYLDKETGKPKGDATVSYEDPPTAKAAVEWFDGKDFQGSKLKVSLARKKPPMNSMRGGMPPREGRGMPPPLRGGPGGPGGPGGPMGRMGGRGGDRGGFPPRGPRGSRGNPSGGGNVQHRAGDWQCPNPGCGNQNFAWRTECNQCKAPKPEGFLPPPFPPPGGDRGRGGPGGMRGGRGGLMDRGGPGGMFRGGRGGDRGGFRGGRGMDRGGFGGGRRGGPGGPPGPLMEQMGGRRGGRGGPGKMDKGEHRQERRDRPY; from the exons atggcGTCCACGG ATTACAGTACCTACAGCCAAGCTGCAGCCCAGCAGGG CTACAGTGCTTACACCGCCCAGCCCACTCAAGGATATGCACAGACCACCCAg GCATATGGGCAACAAAGTTATGGAACTTATGGACAGCCCACTGATGTCAGCTATACGCAGGCTCAGACCACTGCGACCTATGGGCAGACTGCCTATGCAACTTCTTATGGACAGCCTCCCACTG GATATTCTACTCCAACTGCCCCCCAGGCATACAGTCAGCCTGTCCAGGGGTATGGCACTGGTGCTTATGATACCACCACTGCTACGGTCACTACCACCCAGGCCTCCTACGCAGCTCAGTCTGCATATGGCACTCAGCCTGCTTACCCAGCTTATGGGCAGCAGCCGGCAGCCACCGCACCTGCAAG aCCGCAGGATGGTAACAAGCCCGCTGAGACTAGTCAACCTCAATCTAGCACAGGGGGTTACAACCAGCCCAGCCTAGGATATGGACAGAGTAACTACAGTTATCCCCAAGTTCCTGGGAGCTACCCCATGCAGCCAGTCACAGCACCACCATCTTACCCTCCTACCAG ctattccTCTACACAGCCGACTAGTTATGATCAGAGCAGTTACTCCCAGCAGAACACCTATGGGCAGCCGAGCAGCTATGGACAGCAGAGTAGCTATGGTCAACAAAGCAGCTATGGGCAACAGCCGCCCACTAGTTACCCCCCCCAAACTGGATCCTACAGCCAGGCTCCAAGTCAATATAGCCAACAGAGCAGCAGCTACGGGCAGCAGA GTTCATTCCGACAGGACCACCCCAGTAGCATGGGTGTTTATGGGCAGGAGTCTGGAGGATTTTCCGGACCAGGAGAGAACCGGAGCATGAGTGGCCCTGATAACCGGGGCAGGGGAAGAGGGGGATTTGATCGTGGAGGCATGAGCAGAGGTGGGCGGGGAGGAGGACGCGGTGGAATGGG CGCTGGAGAGCGAGGTGGCTTCAATAAGCCTGGTG GACCCATGGATGAAGGACCAGATCTTGATTTAG GCCCGCCTGTAGATCCAGACGAAGACTCTGACAACAGTGCAATTTATGTGCAAGGGTTAAATGACAATGTGACTCTAGATGATCTGGCGGACTTCTTTAAGCAGTGTGGAGTTGTGAAG ATGAACAAGAGGACTGGACAACCCATGATCCATATCTACTTGGACAAGGAGACAGGGAAGCCCAAAGGCGATGCTACAGTGTCTTATGAAGACCCACCAACTGCCAAGGCTGCCGTGGAGTGGTTTGATG GAAAAGATTTTCAAGGGAGCAAACTTAAAGTTTCTCTTGCTCGGAAGAAGCCTCCAATGAACAGCATGCGGGGTGGAATGCCGCCCCGAGAGGGCAGAGGGATGCCGCCACCGCTCCGTGGAG GTCCAGGGGGCCCAGGAGGTCCTGGGGGACCCATGGGTCGCATGGGAGGCCGTGGAGGAGACAGAGGGGGCTTCCCGCCAAGAGGGCCCCGCGGTTCCCGAGGGAATCCATCTGGAGGAGGAAACGTCCAACACCGAGCTGGAGACTGGCAATGTCCCAACCC GGGGTGTGGAAACCAGAACTTCGCCTGGAGGACAGAGTGCAACCAGTGTAAGGCCCCAAAGCCTGAAggcttcctcccacctcctttcCCACCGCCAG GTGGTGACCGTGGCAGAGGTGGCCCTGGTGGCATGCGAGGAGGAAGAGGTGGCCTCATGGACCGTGGTGGTCCTGGTGGAATGTTCAGAGGTGGCCGTGGTGGAGACAGAGGTGGCTTCCGTGGTGGCCGGGGCATGGACCGTGGTGGCTTTGGCGGAGGAAGGCGAGGTGGCCCTGGAGGGCCCCCTGGACCTTTGATGGAACAGATGGGAGGAAGAAGAGGCGGCCGTGGAGGACCTGGAAAAATGGATAA AGGCGAGCACCGTCAGGAACGCAGAGACCGGCCCTATTAG
- the EWSR1 gene encoding RNA-binding protein EWS isoform X1, with amino-acid sequence MASTDYSTYSQAAAQQGYSAYTAQPTQGYAQTTQAYGQQSYGTYGQPTDVSYTQAQTTATYGQTAYATSYGQPPTGYSTPTAPQAYSQPVQGYGTGAYDTTTATVTTTQASYAAQSAYGTQPAYPAYGQQPAATAPARPQDGNKPAETSQPQSSTGGYNQPSLGYGQSNYSYPQVPGSYPMQPVTAPPSYPPTSYSSTQPTSYDQSSYSQQNTYGQPSSYGQQSSYGQQSSYGQQPPTSYPPQTGSYSQAPSQYSQQSSSYGQQSSFRQDHPSSMGVYGQESGGFSGPGENRSMSGPDNRGRGRGGFDRGGMSRGGRGGGRGGMGSAGERGGFNKPGGPMDEGPDLDLGPPVDPDEDSDNSAIYVQGLNDNVTLDDLADFFKQCGVVKMNKRTGQPMIHIYLDKETGKPKGDATVSYEDPPTAKAAVEWFDGKDFQGSKLKVSLARKKPPMNSMRGGMPPREGRGMPPPLRGGPGGPGGPGGPMGRMGGRGGDRGGFPPRGPRGSRGNPSGGGNVQHRAGDWQCPNPGCGNQNFAWRTECNQCKAPKPEGFLPPPFPPPGGDRGRGGPGGMRGGRGGLMDRGGPGGMFRGGRGGDRGGFRGGRGMDRGGFGGGRRGGPGGPPGPLMEQMGGRRGGRGGPGKMDNRGEHRQERRDRPY; translated from the exons atggcGTCCACGG ATTACAGTACCTACAGCCAAGCTGCAGCCCAGCAGGG CTACAGTGCTTACACCGCCCAGCCCACTCAAGGATATGCACAGACCACCCAg GCATATGGGCAACAAAGTTATGGAACTTATGGACAGCCCACTGATGTCAGCTATACGCAGGCTCAGACCACTGCGACCTATGGGCAGACTGCCTATGCAACTTCTTATGGACAGCCTCCCACTG GATATTCTACTCCAACTGCCCCCCAGGCATACAGTCAGCCTGTCCAGGGGTATGGCACTGGTGCTTATGATACCACCACTGCTACGGTCACTACCACCCAGGCCTCCTACGCAGCTCAGTCTGCATATGGCACTCAGCCTGCTTACCCAGCTTATGGGCAGCAGCCGGCAGCCACCGCACCTGCAAG aCCGCAGGATGGTAACAAGCCCGCTGAGACTAGTCAACCTCAATCTAGCACAGGGGGTTACAACCAGCCCAGCCTAGGATATGGACAGAGTAACTACAGTTATCCCCAAGTTCCTGGGAGCTACCCCATGCAGCCAGTCACAGCACCACCATCTTACCCTCCTACCAG ctattccTCTACACAGCCGACTAGTTATGATCAGAGCAGTTACTCCCAGCAGAACACCTATGGGCAGCCGAGCAGCTATGGACAGCAGAGTAGCTATGGTCAACAAAGCAGCTATGGGCAACAGCCGCCCACTAGTTACCCCCCCCAAACTGGATCCTACAGCCAGGCTCCAAGTCAATATAGCCAACAGAGCAGCAGCTACGGGCAGCAGA GTTCATTCCGACAGGACCACCCCAGTAGCATGGGTGTTTATGGGCAGGAGTCTGGAGGATTTTCCGGACCAGGAGAGAACCGGAGCATGAGTGGCCCTGATAACCGGGGCAGGGGAAGAGGGGGATTTGATCGTGGAGGCATGAGCAGAGGTGGGCGGGGAGGAGGACGCGGTGGAATGGG CAGCGCTGGAGAGCGAGGTGGCTTCAATAAGCCTGGTG GACCCATGGATGAAGGACCAGATCTTGATTTAG GCCCGCCTGTAGATCCAGACGAAGACTCTGACAACAGTGCAATTTATGTGCAAGGGTTAAATGACAATGTGACTCTAGATGATCTGGCGGACTTCTTTAAGCAGTGTGGAGTTGTGAAG ATGAACAAGAGGACTGGACAACCCATGATCCATATCTACTTGGACAAGGAGACAGGGAAGCCCAAAGGCGATGCTACAGTGTCTTATGAAGACCCACCAACTGCCAAGGCTGCCGTGGAGTGGTTTGATG GAAAAGATTTTCAAGGGAGCAAACTTAAAGTTTCTCTTGCTCGGAAGAAGCCTCCAATGAACAGCATGCGGGGTGGAATGCCGCCCCGAGAGGGCAGAGGGATGCCGCCACCGCTCCGTGGAG GTCCAGGGGGCCCAGGAGGTCCTGGGGGACCCATGGGTCGCATGGGAGGCCGTGGAGGAGACAGAGGGGGCTTCCCGCCAAGAGGGCCCCGCGGTTCCCGAGGGAATCCATCTGGAGGAGGAAACGTCCAACACCGAGCTGGAGACTGGCAATGTCCCAACCC GGGGTGTGGAAACCAGAACTTCGCCTGGAGGACAGAGTGCAACCAGTGTAAGGCCCCAAAGCCTGAAggcttcctcccacctcctttcCCACCGCCAG GTGGTGACCGTGGCAGAGGTGGCCCTGGTGGCATGCGAGGAGGAAGAGGTGGCCTCATGGACCGTGGTGGTCCTGGTGGAATGTTCAGAGGTGGCCGTGGTGGAGACAGAGGTGGCTTCCGTGGTGGCCGGGGCATGGACCGTGGTGGCTTTGGCGGAGGAAGGCGAGGTGGCCCTGGAGGGCCCCCTGGACCTTTGATGGAACAGATGGGAGGAAGAAGAGGCGGCCGTGGAGGACCTGGAAAAATGGATAA CAGAGGCGAGCACCGTCAGGAACGCAGAGACCGGCCCTATTAG
- the EWSR1 gene encoding RNA-binding protein EWS isoform X3, which translates to MASTDYSTYSQAAAQQGYSAYTAQPTQGYAQTTQAYGQQSYGTYGQPTDVSYTQAQTTATYGQTAYATSYGQPPTGYSTPTAPQAYSQPVQGYGTGAYDTTTATVTTTQASYAAQSAYGTQPAYPAYGQQPAATAPARPQDGNKPAETSQPQSSTGGYNQPSLGYGQSNYSYPQVPGSYPMQPVTAPPSYPPTSYSSTQPTSYDQSSYSQQNTYGQPSSYGQQSSYGQQSSYGQQPPTSYPPQTGSYSQAPSQYSQQSSSYGQQSSFRQDHPSSMGVYGQESGGFSGPGENRSMSGPDNRGRGRGGFDRGGMSRGGRGGGRGGMGAGERGGFNKPGGPMDEGPDLDLGPPVDPDEDSDNSAIYVQGLNDNVTLDDLADFFKQCGVVKMNKRTGQPMIHIYLDKETGKPKGDATVSYEDPPTAKAAVEWFDGKDFQGSKLKVSLARKKPPMNSMRGGMPPREGRGMPPPLRGGPGGPGGPGGPMGRMGGRGGDRGGFPPRGPRGSRGNPSGGGNVQHRAGDWQCPNPGCGNQNFAWRTECNQCKAPKPEGFLPPPFPPPGGDRGRGGPGGMRGGRGGLMDRGGPGGMFRGGRGGDRGGFRGGRGMDRGGFGGGRRGGPGGPPGPLMEQMGGRRGGRGGPGKMDNRGEHRQERRDRPY; encoded by the exons atggcGTCCACGG ATTACAGTACCTACAGCCAAGCTGCAGCCCAGCAGGG CTACAGTGCTTACACCGCCCAGCCCACTCAAGGATATGCACAGACCACCCAg GCATATGGGCAACAAAGTTATGGAACTTATGGACAGCCCACTGATGTCAGCTATACGCAGGCTCAGACCACTGCGACCTATGGGCAGACTGCCTATGCAACTTCTTATGGACAGCCTCCCACTG GATATTCTACTCCAACTGCCCCCCAGGCATACAGTCAGCCTGTCCAGGGGTATGGCACTGGTGCTTATGATACCACCACTGCTACGGTCACTACCACCCAGGCCTCCTACGCAGCTCAGTCTGCATATGGCACTCAGCCTGCTTACCCAGCTTATGGGCAGCAGCCGGCAGCCACCGCACCTGCAAG aCCGCAGGATGGTAACAAGCCCGCTGAGACTAGTCAACCTCAATCTAGCACAGGGGGTTACAACCAGCCCAGCCTAGGATATGGACAGAGTAACTACAGTTATCCCCAAGTTCCTGGGAGCTACCCCATGCAGCCAGTCACAGCACCACCATCTTACCCTCCTACCAG ctattccTCTACACAGCCGACTAGTTATGATCAGAGCAGTTACTCCCAGCAGAACACCTATGGGCAGCCGAGCAGCTATGGACAGCAGAGTAGCTATGGTCAACAAAGCAGCTATGGGCAACAGCCGCCCACTAGTTACCCCCCCCAAACTGGATCCTACAGCCAGGCTCCAAGTCAATATAGCCAACAGAGCAGCAGCTACGGGCAGCAGA GTTCATTCCGACAGGACCACCCCAGTAGCATGGGTGTTTATGGGCAGGAGTCTGGAGGATTTTCCGGACCAGGAGAGAACCGGAGCATGAGTGGCCCTGATAACCGGGGCAGGGGAAGAGGGGGATTTGATCGTGGAGGCATGAGCAGAGGTGGGCGGGGAGGAGGACGCGGTGGAATGGG CGCTGGAGAGCGAGGTGGCTTCAATAAGCCTGGTG GACCCATGGATGAAGGACCAGATCTTGATTTAG GCCCGCCTGTAGATCCAGACGAAGACTCTGACAACAGTGCAATTTATGTGCAAGGGTTAAATGACAATGTGACTCTAGATGATCTGGCGGACTTCTTTAAGCAGTGTGGAGTTGTGAAG ATGAACAAGAGGACTGGACAACCCATGATCCATATCTACTTGGACAAGGAGACAGGGAAGCCCAAAGGCGATGCTACAGTGTCTTATGAAGACCCACCAACTGCCAAGGCTGCCGTGGAGTGGTTTGATG GAAAAGATTTTCAAGGGAGCAAACTTAAAGTTTCTCTTGCTCGGAAGAAGCCTCCAATGAACAGCATGCGGGGTGGAATGCCGCCCCGAGAGGGCAGAGGGATGCCGCCACCGCTCCGTGGAG GTCCAGGGGGCCCAGGAGGTCCTGGGGGACCCATGGGTCGCATGGGAGGCCGTGGAGGAGACAGAGGGGGCTTCCCGCCAAGAGGGCCCCGCGGTTCCCGAGGGAATCCATCTGGAGGAGGAAACGTCCAACACCGAGCTGGAGACTGGCAATGTCCCAACCC GGGGTGTGGAAACCAGAACTTCGCCTGGAGGACAGAGTGCAACCAGTGTAAGGCCCCAAAGCCTGAAggcttcctcccacctcctttcCCACCGCCAG GTGGTGACCGTGGCAGAGGTGGCCCTGGTGGCATGCGAGGAGGAAGAGGTGGCCTCATGGACCGTGGTGGTCCTGGTGGAATGTTCAGAGGTGGCCGTGGTGGAGACAGAGGTGGCTTCCGTGGTGGCCGGGGCATGGACCGTGGTGGCTTTGGCGGAGGAAGGCGAGGTGGCCCTGGAGGGCCCCCTGGACCTTTGATGGAACAGATGGGAGGAAGAAGAGGCGGCCGTGGAGGACCTGGAAAAATGGATAA CAGAGGCGAGCACCGTCAGGAACGCAGAGACCGGCCCTATTAG